One genomic segment of [Phormidium] sp. ETS-05 includes these proteins:
- a CDS encoding acyltransferase family protein, with the protein MNQLNSLPPEKLTSSISSTYRPEIDGFRTIAILAVFINHFNPKIMASGFLGVDIFFVISGFVVTSSLSHKLTQNWLQYLPTFYARRIQRLIPALVTCVLITSIVGCFFIPTGEIDVSLETGIASLFGYSNIYLLDEISDYFGSEAELNLFTHTWSLGIEAQFYLLFPIILGLCSNGNQRQNSRNLLITVVGLTVLSLITYLYMVEDNGDAAFFLLPSRFWELGVGCLTYLLLQRFSRPSWGRIQQLIAPISTLLIVAVLFLSKDLQTLTTVSIVLLTAITIWAFDTKSPVVKLFASQWLVKIGILSYSLYLWHWTVLVLSRWTIGISKYTIIFQLLLIIGLALASYHWIEKPLRHANWSRHNPPVFGVYLILLLTSAFFLGHLENTLAAELYSGTSEKYLSYFARNQTIYPQYNKDNCHLDSLDNTDISPQLLSICTIPAQPKQPTLFFVGNSHADHFRALGAKLAQQNGYGLDGISQSSCQFPYVEKKRKKCDRTQLRQYERILKTAKTGDVVIIANRYEIKNWDKPEKNLSWIGIPQVMDTLNQFAELLQKKGVATVLIMPLPEFSHNTKECLTEWYRPEFSLKQICGEAKSTLLKLRQPVYHKLDQTLSPVIHKYDPFNLLCPGETCTHFTSDKAHPLFIDSHHLTNYGAEFLYDDFLQFLQQRLILK; encoded by the coding sequence ATGAATCAATTAAATTCTCTCCCCCCAGAAAAACTCACATCCTCTATCAGCTCAACTTATCGCCCAGAAATTGATGGTTTCCGCACGATCGCCATTTTGGCAGTCTTCATTAATCACTTTAATCCCAAAATCATGGCCAGTGGCTTTTTGGGAGTTGATATTTTCTTCGTTATCTCCGGGTTTGTTGTCACATCCTCCCTCAGTCACAAGCTAACTCAAAATTGGCTCCAGTATCTCCCCACCTTTTATGCCCGAAGAATCCAACGCCTAATTCCTGCCTTAGTTACCTGCGTCCTCATTACCTCCATTGTCGGTTGCTTCTTTATCCCCACCGGTGAAATCGATGTTTCCCTAGAAACTGGCATTGCTTCCCTGTTCGGCTACTCCAACATATACCTCCTTGACGAAATATCTGATTATTTTGGCTCAGAAGCCGAGTTAAACCTCTTCACTCACACTTGGTCATTAGGCATTGAAGCCCAGTTTTATTTACTGTTCCCGATTATCTTAGGATTATGCAGTAACGGCAATCAGAGGCAAAACAGCCGAAACCTATTGATTACAGTAGTTGGGCTCACCGTCCTATCTCTCATTACCTACCTGTATATGGTAGAGGATAACGGTGATGCGGCGTTCTTTCTGCTACCAAGCCGCTTTTGGGAGTTAGGAGTTGGTTGTTTAACCTACCTACTATTGCAGCGGTTCTCCCGGCCATCTTGGGGGCGGATTCAGCAGCTTATTGCACCTATCTCTACCCTGTTAATCGTAGCAGTTCTGTTTCTCAGCAAAGACCTGCAAACCTTAACCACTGTTTCTATCGTCCTGCTCACTGCCATTACCATCTGGGCATTTGATACCAAAAGTCCCGTAGTTAAACTATTTGCCTCTCAGTGGTTGGTGAAAATTGGTATTCTTTCTTATTCCCTGTATCTCTGGCATTGGACGGTGTTAGTGCTGAGTCGCTGGACGATCGGCATATCTAAATACACCATTATCTTCCAGTTATTGCTCATCATAGGACTCGCCCTCGCTTCCTATCACTGGATTGAAAAACCCCTCCGTCACGCCAACTGGAGCCGCCATAATCCCCCCGTGTTTGGAGTTTACCTGATATTATTACTAACATCGGCATTTTTTCTGGGGCATTTAGAAAATACTCTGGCAGCCGAACTATATTCAGGAACCAGTGAAAAATATTTATCCTACTTTGCCAGAAATCAGACTATCTACCCCCAGTATAACAAAGATAACTGCCACTTAGATAGTCTAGATAACACAGACATATCCCCACAACTCCTGTCAATATGCACCATCCCCGCGCAACCAAAGCAGCCCACACTTTTTTTTGTTGGCAACAGTCATGCTGACCACTTCAGAGCCCTAGGGGCAAAACTCGCTCAGCAGAATGGATATGGTCTTGATGGTATCTCCCAGAGTAGCTGCCAATTTCCCTATGTAGAGAAGAAAAGGAAAAAGTGCGATCGAACCCAGTTGCGCCAGTATGAACGAATCTTAAAAACCGCCAAAACAGGCGACGTAGTAATCATCGCCAATAGATATGAAATCAAAAACTGGGATAAACCAGAAAAAAATCTCTCTTGGATAGGCATCCCCCAAGTGATGGATACTCTCAATCAGTTTGCCGAACTCTTGCAAAAAAAAGGCGTCGCCACTGTGCTAATTATGCCACTGCCAGAGTTTAGCCATAATACCAAAGAATGCCTAACCGAATGGTATCGCCCCGAATTTTCCTTAAAACAGATATGTGGCGAAGCCAAATCGACCCTGCTCAAGCTGAGACAACCTGTCTATCATAAATTAGACCAAACCCTATCCCCAGTCATCCACAAATATGACCCATTTAACCTCCTCTGTCCCGGTGAAACCTGCACCCATTTCACCAGTGACAAAGCTCATCCGCTGTTTATTGATTCCCACCACTTGACCAACTATGGCGCTGAGTTTCTCTATGATGACTTTCTCCAGTTCCTCCAACAGCGGCTCATCCTGAAATAA
- a CDS encoding Uma2 family endonuclease, translating into MLEQQIAIAQTDPPLSAKQTLPTMYDLPSEDPEEPGLPDEFHALQPQLLSRTLRLPSYPPSRLFVGSDLNLYYDVRHPLWHKRPDWFLVLDVSRLYEGHDLRSSYVVWQEGVNPFLVVELLSPGTEKEDLGEWASVADPAATKAPDISSINGSPNPETPPRKWDVYERILRVPYYVVFSRYTNSLRVFKLDGGRYREQPINAEKLQLWIPEIKLGLGVWQGEYEGINRSWLRWYDDQGNWVPTDVELAVAEAERAAAEAERERQKRLQLAAKLKSLSLEQLAALGINLEDLT; encoded by the coding sequence ATGCTAGAACAGCAGATTGCTATTGCCCAAACCGACCCACCCCTGTCGGCAAAGCAGACTTTACCGACTATGTATGATTTACCTAGTGAAGATCCGGAGGAACCAGGTTTGCCTGATGAATTTCATGCCTTGCAGCCCCAGTTACTATCCCGCACACTGCGGTTGCCTTCTTACCCGCCATCCCGGCTATTTGTGGGCTCGGATTTAAACCTCTATTACGATGTGCGGCATCCCCTGTGGCATAAGCGACCGGATTGGTTTCTCGTTTTAGATGTATCCCGCCTGTATGAAGGGCATGATTTGCGCTCTAGTTATGTGGTGTGGCAAGAGGGGGTTAATCCATTTTTAGTGGTGGAACTGCTCTCACCAGGCACAGAAAAAGAAGATTTAGGCGAGTGGGCATCAGTGGCGGATCCGGCAGCAACTAAAGCCCCTGACATCTCCTCGATTAACGGCTCACCCAACCCAGAAACACCACCGAGAAAATGGGATGTTTATGAGCGGATTTTACGAGTACCTTATTATGTGGTATTCAGTCGCTATACCAACAGCCTGCGGGTGTTTAAGCTGGATGGGGGACGCTACCGGGAACAACCCATCAATGCAGAAAAGCTCCAGCTTTGGATTCCCGAAATCAAATTAGGTTTGGGAGTTTGGCAAGGAGAATATGAGGGGATTAACCGTAGTTGGTTGCGGTGGTATGATGACCAGGGAAATTGGGTGCCCACGGATGTGGAACTTGCCGTGGCTGAGGCAGAACGTGCTGCGGCTGAGGCGGAACGAGAACGGCAAAAGCGATTGCAATTGGCGGCAAAGTTAAAGTCACTTTCTCTAGAACAGCTTGCCGCTTTGGGGATTAACCTGGAGGATTTGACATAA
- a CDS encoding pentapeptide repeat-containing protein, with product MQGAYLHRADLRGCDLSGAKLKDADLSEALWDDLTRFPEGFAIADVGAYAIAPGADLAGADLRRVRFSGVDLSQANLEEADLSWADLSRANLRSANLKGANLKGANLMGANLIGASLSEAELELADLRGAIAPDGSPYSGEKS from the coding sequence GCTGCGATTTGAGTGGGGCGAAGCTGAAAGATGCGGATCTGAGTGAGGCTTTGTGGGATGATCTGACTCGGTTTCCCGAAGGTTTTGCCATAGCCGATGTGGGTGCTTATGCGATCGCCCCTGGTGCGGACCTGGCGGGTGCGGATTTGCGGCGGGTTCGCTTTAGTGGTGTGGATTTGAGTCAGGCGAATCTCGAGGAGGCAGATTTGAGCTGGGCGGACCTCAGCCGCGCCAATTTGCGCTCGGCGAATTTGAAAGGGGCGAATTTGAAAGGGGCGAATTTGATGGGGGCAAACCTGATTGGGGCGAGCCTTTCCGAGGCGGAGTTAGAATTGGCGGACTTGCGCGGCGCGATCGCCCCTGATGGCAGCCCCTATTCTGGGGAGAAATCCTAA